From the genome of Malus sylvestris chromosome 6, drMalSylv7.2, whole genome shotgun sequence, one region includes:
- the LOC126626812 gene encoding calmodulin-binding protein 60 F-like has product MKRITRSRFDPNTREEDNNLQEDQLLENGATSSSVEPPNSAAKPPSEQSLTPKIASILDNNVYEVPIKAIPESAEWIFLVVALGLEMLSAAFDQASSPSKPHYALLSMLCAVAALLTTIWELTYKAIRERVVLRRSGLLMLPYFYYPPPRNTVFGDLYDIYGLVGGISQSACSAVQYVYFLWHADNPIKSSLLPAIFLMCLGGSRLNRNRRFSSNVDSNNILLTRELTANRPLLDDSSTSAWSLSVQTEREPSSSLQLFFGKNPSPTVFTASKIADEEKNPLQILVVDDQMVPITNLPYPVKVEIVVLDGDFPTGDDDNWTEEEFENNILRQLTGRRRHLLAGEVRLTVRDGSATIGDVEFTESSSWIRSKKFRLGARVIPSPGYQGLRIRAAVTEAFVVKDHRGKHHLPRYLSHTRNNSV; this is encoded by the exons ATGAAGAGAATAACTAGGTCACGGTTTGATCCGAATACTCGTGAAGAGGACAATAATCTGCAGGAAGATCAACTACTTGAGAATGGTGCAACTTCAAGCTCCGTTGAGCCTCCAAATTCAGCAGCAAAGCCTCCATCTGAGCAATCTCTGACGCCGAAAATTGCAAGTATTCTTGACAACAATGTGTACGAGGTGCCTATAAAG GCTATTCCAGAATCAGCGGAGTGGATATTTTTAGTGGTTGCCCTCGGCCTAGAGATGTTATCAGCTGCTTTCGACCAGGCTTCGTCCCCAAGTAAACCCCACTACGCGCTACTGAGCATGCTGTGTGCTGTTGCAGCTCTTCTTACTACCATCTGGGAGCTCACTTACAAGGCTATAAGAGAAAGAGTGGTATTAAGGAGGTCGGGATTGCTAATGCTGCCCTACTTTTATTATCCGCCTCCTCGGAACACAGTTTTCGGTGATCTCTATGACATTTATGGATTAGTTGGCGGGATCTCTCAGTCCGCTTGCTCTGCAGTTCAGTACGTTTACTTTCTCTGGCACGCTGATAATCCAATCAAATCATCCCTCTTGCCAGCCATCTTCCTTATGTGTTTGGGTGGTTCGAGACTAAATAGGAACCGGAGGTTCAGTAGTAATGTTGATAGCAACAATATTTTGTTGACGAGGGAGCTGACCGCCAACCGACCTTTGCTCGATGATTCTTCTACTTCTGCTTGGAGTCTCAGTGTCCAAACCGAACGAGAACCATCAAGCAGCTTACAATTATTTTTCGGTAAAAACCCCTCACCCACAGTTTTCACTGCGAGCAAGATTGCGGATGAAGAGAAAAATCCACTTCAAATCCTAGTTGTGGATGACCAAATGGTTCCAATAACAAATCTACCTTATCCAGTCAAAGTGGAAATTGTTGTTCTTGATGGTGACTTTCCAACTGGAGATGATGACAACTGGACAGAAGAAGAATTTGAGAACAACATCTTGAGACAGCTTACTGGGCGAAGGCGACACTTGCTTGCCGGAGAAGTAAGGCTCACGGTGAGAGATGGGTCAGCTACAATTGGAGATGTTGAGTTCACAGAGAGTTCGAGCTGGATTAGGAGCAAAAAATTTAGGCTGGGAGCACGAGTGATACCAAGCCCAGGCTATCAGGGTTTAAGGATCCGTGCAGCGGTCACGGAAGCTTTCGTTGTTAAAGATCATCGTGGCAAGCATCATCTTCCTCGCTACTTATCCCATACGAGAAACAATTCTGTATAA